A part of Gloeomargarita sp. SKYB120 genomic DNA contains:
- the psbV gene encoding photosystem II cytochrome c-550 → MGVWLWWGWFAPAWAVKLDVATRTVPLNEKGDMVTLSLEQVQRGKRLFNAKCATCHAGGITKTNPAVGLDPESLALATPPRNNIEALVDYMKNPTSYDGLTSIAEIHPSIASADIYPKMRDLTEDDLYAIAGHILIQPKIRGVQWGGGKVHY, encoded by the coding sequence TTGGGGGTTTGGCTGTGGTGGGGCTGGTTTGCGCCGGCCTGGGCAGTCAAGTTAGACGTTGCAACCCGCACAGTGCCCCTGAACGAAAAGGGGGATATGGTTACCCTGAGTCTAGAGCAGGTACAACGCGGCAAACGATTGTTCAACGCCAAATGCGCTACCTGTCACGCAGGCGGCATTACCAAAACCAATCCAGCAGTGGGCCTCGACCCCGAATCCCTCGCTCTGGCCACGCCACCCCGCAATAACATCGAAGCCTTGGTGGACTACATGAAAAACCCGACGAGCTATGACGGTTTAACGTCCATTGCCGAGATTCATCCCAGTATCGCCAGCGCCGATATTTACCCAAAAATGCGTGACCTGACCGAGGATGACCTGTACGCGATTGCAGGGCACATTCTGATCCAACCGAAAATCCGGGGGGTCCAGTGGGGCGGCGGCAA